From the Candidatus Schekmanbacteria bacterium genome, one window contains:
- a CDS encoding PIG-L family deacetylase produces the protein MKILAIGSHPDDIEVGCGGTLKKYAQKGDEIYYLIMTMGEQGGDPQVRKKEQEEAARIMGVKKIFWGGLEDTKIDSRLSTIQKVESVIKEVKPVFTFTHYYNDTHQDHRHLSNAVISAARYAKNVLFYEGPTTQDFSPTIFSDIEKVLDIKIALVKAHASQVMRTNIAGISIEDIVLSTANFRGTLARVKYAEGFVPLRVFINISEE, from the coding sequence ATGAAAATTCTTGCAATTGGTTCACACCCCGATGATATTGAAGTTGGTTGCGGCGGAACTTTGAAAAAATATGCCCAGAAAGGAGATGAAATTTATTATCTTATTATGACAATGGGAGAGCAGGGAGGTGACCCTCAGGTAAGAAAGAAAGAGCAGGAAGAAGCCGCAAGAATAATGGGTGTAAAAAAAATTTTTTGGGGAGGATTAGAAGATACAAAAATCGATTCACGATTGAGCACGATTCAAAAAGTTGAGAGTGTTATAAAGGAAGTAAAACCAGTATTTACTTTTACGCACTATTATAACGACACTCATCAGGACCATAGACATTTAAGCAATGCAGTAATTTCCGCAGCACGCTATGCAAAGAATGTTTTATTCTATGAAGGACCCACAACTCAGGATTTTAGTCCTACCATTTTTAGCGACATTGAAAAAGTTTTGGATATAAAAATTGCGTTGGTGAAGGCACATGCATCTCAAGTTATGCGCACCAATATCGCGGGTATTTCTATTGAAGACATAGTTTTATCCACTGCTAATTTTAGGGGTACTCTTGCAAGAGTAAAATACGCAGAAGGATTTGTTCCTTTGAGAGTTTTTATCAATATTTCGGAAGAATAG